Proteins encoded together in one Streptomyces sp. NA04227 window:
- a CDS encoding ABC transporter permease: MAQGLRAYGLIVAMWVRSTMTYRASFAMTLFGNFAATGLDFVAILLMFSQVDSLGGYTLAEVALLYGSAGTAFGLADLLFGSMDRLGRRVRDGTLDTLLVRPVPVLAQVAADKFALRRLGRITQGLLVLGYALWAVEVDWSPLKVLMVPMMLLSGTGIFVSVFVAGAAFQFVAQDAAEVQNSFTYGGNTLLQYPPSVFGRDLVRSVTCVIPLAFVNWLPALYILGRDYPLDLPEALAFCPPLVAVACCTLAGLAWRAGLRTYRSTGS; the protein is encoded by the coding sequence ATGGCGCAGGGGCTGCGGGCCTACGGCCTCATCGTGGCGATGTGGGTCCGTTCCACGATGACCTACCGGGCTTCCTTCGCGATGACCCTGTTCGGGAACTTCGCGGCGACCGGGCTCGACTTCGTCGCGATCCTGTTGATGTTCTCGCAGGTCGACTCGCTCGGCGGCTACACCCTGGCGGAGGTGGCGCTGCTCTACGGGAGTGCCGGTACCGCGTTCGGCCTGGCGGACCTGCTGTTCGGCTCGATGGACCGGCTGGGCCGCCGGGTGCGGGACGGCACCCTGGACACCTTGCTGGTGCGGCCTGTTCCGGTGCTCGCGCAGGTCGCCGCGGACAAGTTCGCGCTGCGCAGACTTGGCCGGATCACGCAGGGACTGCTGGTCCTGGGATACGCGCTCTGGGCCGTGGAGGTGGACTGGTCGCCGCTGAAGGTGCTGATGGTCCCGATGATGCTGCTGAGCGGTACGGGCATCTTCGTGTCGGTGTTCGTCGCCGGTGCCGCGTTCCAGTTCGTCGCCCAGGACGCGGCCGAGGTGCAGAACTCCTTTACGTACGGCGGCAATACGCTGCTGCAGTATCCGCCGAGCGTCTTCGGCCGGGATCTGGTGCGGTCGGTGACCTGCGTGATTCCGCTGGCCTTCGTGAACTGGCTGCCCGCGCTGTACATCCTGGGCCGCGACTACCCGCTGGACCTGCCCGAGGCGCTCGCCTTCTGCCCGCCGCTGGTCGCGGTGGCCTGCTGCACGCTCGCGGGTCTCGCCTGGCGCGCGGGCCTGCGTACGTACCGCAGCACCGGAAGCTGA
- a CDS encoding ABC-2 family transporter protein, translating into MGMYAAVARGGFRRYATYRTATAAGVFTNTVFGLILAYTYVALWEERPGLGGYDQAQALTYVWIGQALHMAFALLGGGFEDELIERIRTGDIAIDLYRPVDLQLWWLAGDLGRAAFHLLARGITPMLFGALMFELALPADPLRWLAFAAALVLGTLVSFALRFLVALSAFWLMDGAGVAQIAWLAGIFFSGMLLPLNVFPGLLGDIAQLLPWAALMQLPADILLGERTGGDLVAGYAFQLGWAAALLALGRLVQSAATRRVVVQGG; encoded by the coding sequence GTGGGCATGTACGCGGCCGTGGCGCGGGGTGGGTTCCGGCGGTACGCGACGTATCGCACGGCGACGGCGGCCGGGGTGTTCACGAACACCGTCTTCGGGCTGATCCTCGCGTACACGTACGTGGCGCTGTGGGAGGAGCGGCCCGGCCTCGGCGGCTACGACCAGGCGCAGGCCCTGACGTACGTCTGGATCGGGCAGGCGCTGCACATGGCGTTCGCGCTGCTCGGCGGCGGCTTCGAGGATGAGCTGATCGAGCGGATCCGTACCGGTGACATCGCCATCGATCTGTACCGGCCGGTCGACCTTCAGCTGTGGTGGCTGGCCGGAGACCTCGGGCGGGCGGCGTTTCATCTGCTGGCGCGGGGGATCACGCCGATGCTGTTCGGGGCACTGATGTTCGAACTGGCGCTCCCGGCCGACCCGTTGCGGTGGCTGGCGTTCGCCGCCGCCTTGGTTCTCGGCACGCTCGTGAGCTTCGCGCTGAGGTTTCTGGTCGCGCTGTCCGCCTTCTGGCTGATGGACGGGGCGGGCGTGGCGCAGATCGCGTGGCTCGCCGGGATCTTCTTCTCCGGGATGCTGCTGCCGCTGAACGTGTTCCCGGGGCTGCTCGGTGACATCGCCCAACTCCTGCCGTGGGCGGCCCTGATGCAGCTCCCCGCGGACATCCTGCTCGGCGAGCGCACCGGTGGGGACCTGGTCGCCGGGTACGCCTTCCAACTCGGCTGGGCGGCCGCGCTGTTGGCCCTGGGCCGCCTCGTGCAGTCGGCGGCGACGCGACGGGTGGTGGTCCAGGGTGGCTGA
- a CDS encoding transglycosylase domain-containing protein → MSDDEPQHREIPDADKDAGAGAGAEADGGAGAGANADAGSKAGAGDTAGAEAGAGAGAGAGAGAGAGADASADSGAESGADAVANAGAGDKPPATPQGWAPRTTLAHDGPGTPSPDAKPNGRPRRTGLRRLVPALRLLLGAFLGLILLGAGAFLAGYLLVDIPAANANATAESNVYLYADGSQLARDGDVNRENIPLSQVPEHVQHSVLAAEDRDFYDESAVDPQAMVRAGWNTATGKGRQSGSTITQQYVKNYYLGQEQTITRKFKEFFIAIKLDREQSKEEILEGYLNTSFFGRNSYGIQAAAQAYYGVDAAHLTPAQGAYLASLLNAPSVYDVVAHPQNMQRAVNRWNYVLDGMVKQKWLSHTERAGLTFPVPHRAKNNTGTGMAGQRGYIVRAVKDHLEQNDIISEKKLATGGHRITTTLQRGKQNALVKAVSDQLLDYRSDDRPQDRTVRVGGAALDPHTGKVLALYGGTDYLKQFVNNATRRDYQVGSTFKPFVFTAAVEHRSRTHNGRLITPQTKYDGTSARTVQGWTGEHYAPENEDDKSYGHLSVKEATGKSVNAVYAQMAADVGPQKVLDTAVALGIPAKTPDLTATPSLALGTATASPLDLAQAYATLADHGTYRPYSLVTKVAKKGEDTIEPPRPKAHQAVSRGSADTTTAVLRGVVERGTGTAAQTAGRPAAGKTGTAEEDTAAWFAGYTPDLATVISVMGQDPDSGTHKPLYGALGQARINGGGYPAAIWGQFTEAALSGRPVKDFDLRLAPGATRPDRTGPDEDEHDEHGDHDEHGESADEAHDATGQDQHSDGTGTQDSSRTPGNQDGGRPSETGATDDGNEDSQGTDPGADLEESGGADDTGGTGDTGQEQSPDAPAGGALPFWRPEKAD, encoded by the coding sequence ATGAGCGACGACGAGCCGCAGCACCGCGAAATCCCAGACGCAGACAAAGACGCAGGCGCAGGCGCAGGCGCAGAGGCAGACGGAGGTGCAGGCGCAGGCGCGAACGCCGACGCGGGCTCAAAGGCGGGGGCGGGGGACACAGCCGGAGCGGAGGCGGGCGCGGGCGCGGGTGCAGGTGCGGGCGCGGGTGCAGGTGCGGGCGCGGACGCCAGCGCGGACTCCGGCGCGGAATCCGGCGCGGACGCGGTCGCCAACGCCGGAGCAGGCGACAAACCCCCCGCCACCCCACAGGGCTGGGCCCCCCGCACCACCCTCGCCCACGACGGCCCCGGCACCCCCTCCCCCGACGCGAAACCGAACGGCCGCCCACGACGGACCGGACTGCGACGGCTCGTACCCGCCCTGCGCCTGCTGCTCGGCGCCTTCCTCGGCCTCATCCTGCTCGGCGCCGGCGCCTTCCTCGCGGGCTACCTCCTCGTCGACATCCCCGCCGCCAACGCCAACGCCACCGCCGAAAGCAACGTCTACCTCTACGCCGACGGCAGCCAACTCGCCCGCGACGGAGACGTCAACCGCGAGAACATCCCGCTCTCCCAGGTCCCCGAACACGTCCAGCACAGCGTGCTCGCCGCCGAGGACCGCGACTTCTACGACGAATCAGCCGTCGACCCCCAAGCCATGGTCCGAGCCGGCTGGAACACCGCCACCGGAAAAGGCCGCCAATCCGGATCCACCATCACCCAGCAATACGTGAAGAACTACTACCTGGGCCAGGAACAAACCATCACCCGAAAGTTCAAAGAATTCTTCATCGCCATCAAACTCGACCGCGAGCAGAGCAAAGAAGAAATCCTGGAGGGCTACCTCAACACCAGCTTCTTCGGCCGCAACTCCTACGGAATCCAGGCCGCCGCCCAGGCCTACTACGGCGTCGACGCCGCCCACCTGACCCCCGCCCAAGGCGCCTACCTGGCCTCCCTGCTCAACGCACCCAGCGTGTACGACGTCGTCGCCCACCCCCAGAACATGCAACGCGCCGTCAACCGCTGGAACTACGTACTCGACGGCATGGTCAAACAGAAATGGCTCAGTCACACCGAACGCGCCGGACTCACCTTCCCCGTCCCGCACCGCGCCAAAAACAACACCGGCACCGGAATGGCAGGCCAACGCGGCTACATCGTCCGCGCCGTAAAAGACCACCTCGAACAGAACGACATCATCAGCGAAAAGAAACTCGCCACCGGCGGCCACCGCATCACCACCACACTCCAACGAGGAAAACAGAACGCCCTCGTCAAAGCCGTGAGCGACCAACTCCTCGACTACCGCAGCGACGACCGGCCCCAGGACCGCACCGTCCGCGTCGGCGGCGCCGCCCTCGACCCGCACACCGGCAAAGTCCTCGCCCTGTACGGCGGCACCGACTACCTCAAACAATTCGTCAACAACGCCACCCGCCGCGACTACCAAGTCGGCTCCACCTTCAAGCCGTTCGTCTTCACCGCCGCCGTCGAACACCGCTCACGCACCCACAACGGCCGCCTGATCACCCCACAGACCAAATACGACGGCACCAGCGCCCGCACCGTGCAGGGCTGGACCGGCGAGCACTACGCACCCGAGAACGAGGACGACAAGTCCTACGGACACCTCTCCGTAAAGGAAGCCACCGGCAAGTCCGTCAACGCCGTCTACGCCCAGATGGCCGCCGACGTCGGACCACAAAAGGTCCTCGACACCGCCGTCGCCCTCGGCATCCCCGCCAAAACCCCCGACCTCACCGCCACCCCCTCCCTCGCCCTCGGCACCGCCACCGCCAGCCCCCTCGACCTCGCCCAGGCCTACGCCACCCTCGCCGACCACGGCACATACCGCCCGTACTCCCTGGTCACCAAGGTCGCCAAAAAGGGCGAGGACACCATCGAGCCGCCCCGGCCCAAGGCCCACCAAGCCGTCAGCAGAGGCTCCGCCGACACCACCACCGCCGTCCTGCGCGGCGTCGTCGAGCGCGGCACCGGCACCGCCGCCCAGACCGCCGGACGCCCCGCCGCGGGCAAGACCGGCACCGCCGAAGAGGACACCGCCGCCTGGTTCGCCGGATACACCCCCGACCTCGCCACCGTCATCTCCGTCATGGGCCAGGACCCCGACTCGGGCACCCACAAACCCCTCTACGGCGCCCTCGGCCAGGCCCGGATCAACGGCGGCGGCTACCCCGCCGCCATCTGGGGCCAGTTCACCGAAGCCGCCCTCAGCGGCCGCCCCGTCAAGGACTTCGACCTGCGCCTGGCCCCCGGCGCCACCCGCCCCGACCGCACCGGCCCCGACGAGGACGAGCACGACGAACACGGCGACCACGACGAACACGGTGAATCCGCGGACGAAGCCCACGACGCCACCGGCCAGGACCAGCACTCCGACGGCACCGGAACCCAGGACTCGTCCCGCACCCCCGGCAACCAAGACGGCGGCCGGCCCAGCGAAACCGGCGCAACGGACGACGGCAACGAGGACTCCCAGGGAACCGACCCCGGCGCCGACCTCGAGGAAAGCGGAGGCGCGGACGACACCGGCGGAACCGGCGACACCGGCCAGGAACAGTCACCCGACGCACCGGCAGGCGGCGCCCTGCCCTTCTGGCGCCCCGAGAAAGCGGACTGA
- a CDS encoding co-chaperone GroES, whose amino-acid sequence MSENSQHDKLPIRMLHDRVLVRQDSAEGERRSGGGILIPATAAVGRRLAWAVVVAVGQNVRTVEAGDRVLFDPEDRAEVEVRGVAYVLMRERDVHAVAADRFEGSQDSTGLYL is encoded by the coding sequence GTGAGCGAGAACTCCCAGCACGACAAGTTGCCCATCCGGATGCTGCACGACCGGGTGCTCGTACGGCAGGACTCGGCCGAGGGCGAGCGGCGTTCGGGTGGCGGCATTCTGATCCCCGCCACGGCGGCGGTGGGCCGGCGCCTGGCCTGGGCCGTGGTGGTCGCGGTCGGTCAGAACGTACGGACCGTGGAGGCGGGTGACCGTGTCCTGTTCGATCCGGAGGACCGGGCCGAGGTCGAGGTGCGCGGTGTGGCCTACGTATTGATGCGGGAGCGCGACGTGCACGCGGTGGCGGCGGACCGGTTCGAGGGTTCGCAGGACTCCACGGGTCTTTATCTCTGA
- a CDS encoding DUF3618 domain-containing protein → MSDARTPAQIEADIKSRRVTLAETLDEIGVRVHPKTIIGDAKAGIAARVDHTLGRAYVAANRAVSSVRARFVSDEGQPRLERVIPAAVVVVGVTSLVLVRRRRG, encoded by the coding sequence GTGTCGGATGCCAGGACTCCCGCGCAGATCGAGGCGGACATCAAGAGCAGGCGCGTGACGCTTGCCGAGACGCTGGACGAGATCGGTGTGCGTGTGCACCCGAAGACGATCATCGGTGACGCGAAGGCCGGGATCGCGGCCCGTGTCGACCACACCCTGGGCCGTGCCTACGTGGCCGCCAACCGTGCCGTCTCCTCGGTGCGTGCCAGGTTCGTCTCGGACGAGGGGCAGCCGCGGCTCGAACGGGTCATCCCGGCCGCCGTTGTCGTCGTCGGAGTGACCTCGCTGGTTCTCGTACGGCGCCGCAGGGGCTGA
- the bcp gene encoding thioredoxin-dependent thiol peroxidase yields MSERLQPGDTAPDFTLPDADGTSVSLADHKGRKTIVYFYPAALTPGCTKQACDFTDNLQLLADSGYDVLGISPDKPEKLAKFRDKESLKITLLADPDKSVLTAYGAFGEKKLYGKTVTGVIRSTVVVDEEGKVERALYNVRATGHVAKILKDLGIATG; encoded by the coding sequence ATGAGCGAGCGACTGCAGCCCGGCGACACCGCCCCCGACTTCACCCTGCCCGACGCCGACGGCACCAGCGTCTCCCTCGCCGACCACAAGGGCCGCAAAACGATCGTCTACTTCTACCCCGCCGCCCTCACCCCCGGCTGCACCAAGCAGGCCTGCGACTTCACCGACAACCTCCAGCTCCTCGCCGACTCCGGCTACGACGTCCTCGGCATCTCCCCCGACAAGCCGGAAAAACTCGCCAAATTCCGCGACAAGGAAAGCCTCAAGATCACCCTCCTCGCCGACCCCGACAAGTCCGTCCTCACGGCCTACGGCGCCTTCGGCGAGAAGAAGCTCTACGGCAAGACGGTCACCGGAGTCATCCGCTCCACCGTCGTCGTGGACGAGGAGGGCAAGGTCGAGCGGGCGCTGTACAACGTGCGGGCTACGGGGCATGTGGCCAAGATCCTCAAGGACTTGGGGATCGCTACGGGCTGA
- a CDS encoding HNH endonuclease, which translates to MRRRMAAAGISTAHFRKGWARHTEEKLREAVAESTSVKGVVKKLGISPVGGNQAHIGRRIAALGIDTSHFMPGTPTRRKSADLLSLRTPDHGRTPGQRLKPRMLALGIAEVCAFCGTGPEWNGKPLRLEVDHINGEWWDNRKENLRLLCPNCHAVTDTYRGRKRSSG; encoded by the coding sequence ATGCGCCGCAGAATGGCCGCGGCAGGCATCAGCACCGCGCACTTCCGCAAGGGATGGGCGCGTCACACGGAGGAGAAACTGCGTGAGGCAGTAGCCGAGTCAACGTCCGTGAAGGGGGTCGTCAAGAAGCTGGGCATCAGCCCTGTCGGAGGAAACCAGGCGCATATCGGCCGTCGAATAGCGGCGCTCGGCATCGACACCTCGCACTTCATGCCCGGGACGCCCACCCGCCGCAAGTCTGCCGACCTGCTTTCCTTGCGCACGCCAGACCATGGTCGGACACCCGGCCAGCGGCTGAAGCCCAGAATGCTGGCGCTCGGCATCGCGGAAGTCTGTGCCTTCTGCGGGACCGGCCCCGAGTGGAACGGGAAGCCACTACGGCTGGAAGTCGACCACATCAACGGTGAGTGGTGGGACAACCGTAAAGAGAACTTGCGGCTCCTGTGCCCCAACTGCCATGCCGTGACGGACACTTACCGCGGCCGCAAGAGGTCGTCCGGATGA
- a CDS encoding HNH endonuclease, producing the protein MKGIDTPQSHKARKRQKLLPREPLAKAVTDSTSIAAVVRHLGLVESQSTRRQVKASIEAQGLCTDHFTGQGHRRGTVSPTRKTAGEILVKLGPNSPRTKTLQLRRALDDRGVAHECALCGLGETWQGRRLVLEVDHVNGDRWDNRLENLRYLCPSCHSQTVTFSRPPSPSHGGT; encoded by the coding sequence ATGAAGGGCATCGACACCCCGCAATCCCACAAGGCCCGGAAGCGCCAAAAGCTCTTACCTCGGGAGCCGTTGGCGAAAGCAGTCACCGACTCGACGAGCATCGCGGCCGTAGTTCGCCATCTCGGCCTCGTCGAGTCACAGTCGACAAGGCGCCAGGTCAAAGCATCCATCGAGGCACAAGGCCTGTGCACCGATCACTTCACGGGACAGGGGCACCGACGCGGAACCGTCTCGCCCACACGCAAGACGGCGGGCGAGATTCTTGTGAAGCTGGGGCCGAACTCCCCCAGAACCAAAACCCTCCAACTGCGACGTGCGCTCGACGATCGGGGCGTGGCCCACGAATGCGCCCTGTGCGGCTTGGGAGAGACATGGCAGGGTCGTCGGTTGGTGCTTGAAGTCGATCACGTCAACGGGGACCGGTGGGACAACAGGCTGGAGAACCTGCGCTACTTGTGCCCCTCTTGCCACAGTCAAACTGTCACCTTCAGCCGCCCACCGTCCCCTTCCCACGGGGGCACCTGA
- the rdgB gene encoding RdgB/HAM1 family non-canonical purine NTP pyrophosphatase — MTRLILATRNTGKITELRAILAHAGLPHELVGADAYPDLPDVKETGVTFAENSLLKAHALARATGLPAVADDSGLCVDVLGGAPGIFSARWSGTHGDDRANLDLLLAQLSDVPAEHRGAHFACAAALALPDGTERVVEGRLRGTLRTAPSGSNGFGYDPILQPDGESRTCAELTPEEKNAISHRGKAFRALVPVVGELVG, encoded by the coding sequence ATGACCCGCCTGATCCTCGCCACCCGCAACACCGGAAAGATCACCGAACTCAGGGCGATCCTCGCGCACGCCGGACTCCCCCACGAACTCGTCGGCGCCGACGCCTACCCGGACCTCCCCGACGTCAAGGAAACCGGCGTCACCTTCGCCGAGAACTCCCTCCTCAAAGCGCACGCCCTCGCCCGCGCCACCGGCCTGCCCGCCGTCGCCGACGACTCCGGCCTGTGCGTCGACGTCCTCGGCGGCGCCCCCGGCATCTTCTCCGCCCGCTGGTCCGGCACCCACGGCGACGACCGCGCCAACCTCGACCTGCTCCTCGCCCAACTGTCCGACGTACCCGCCGAACACCGCGGCGCCCACTTCGCCTGCGCCGCCGCCCTCGCCCTCCCCGACGGCACCGAACGCGTCGTCGAGGGCCGCCTGCGCGGCACCCTGCGCACCGCACCCTCCGGCAGCAACGGCTTCGGCTACGACCCGATCCTCCAGCCGGACGGCGAGAGCCGCACCTGCGCGGAACTGACCCCCGAGGAGAAGAACGCGATCAGCCATCGGGGGAAGGCGTTCCGGGCGTTGGTGCCTGTGGTGGGGGAGTTGGTGGGGTAG
- the rph gene encoding ribonuclease PH, whose amino-acid sequence MTRIDGRTPDQLRPVTIERGWSKHAEGSVLVSFGDTKVLCTASVTEGVPRWRKGSGEGWVTAEYAMLPRSTNTRGDRESVRGKIGGRTHEISRLIGRSLRAVIDYKALGENTIVLDCDVLQADGGTRTAAITGSYVALADAVAWAQSQKLIKAGRKPLTDTVSAISVGIVDKTPLLDLCYEEDVRAETDMNVVCTGDGRFVEIQGTAEAEPFARDELNAMLDLAVTGCAELAAFQNEALARTRS is encoded by the coding sequence ATGACCCGCATCGACGGCCGAACCCCCGACCAACTGCGCCCCGTCACCATCGAACGTGGCTGGAGCAAGCACGCCGAAGGCTCCGTCCTCGTCTCCTTCGGCGACACCAAAGTCCTCTGCACCGCCTCCGTCACCGAAGGCGTACCCCGCTGGCGCAAAGGCAGCGGCGAAGGCTGGGTCACCGCCGAATACGCGATGCTCCCCCGCTCCACCAACACCCGCGGCGACCGCGAATCCGTCCGCGGCAAGATCGGCGGCCGCACCCACGAGATCAGCCGCCTGATCGGCCGCTCCCTGCGCGCCGTCATCGACTACAAGGCACTCGGCGAGAACACCATCGTCCTCGACTGCGACGTCCTCCAAGCCGACGGCGGCACCCGCACCGCCGCCATCACCGGCTCCTACGTCGCCCTCGCCGACGCCGTCGCCTGGGCCCAGAGCCAGAAACTCATCAAGGCCGGACGCAAGCCCCTCACCGACACCGTCAGCGCCATCAGCGTCGGCATCGTCGACAAGACCCCACTCCTCGACCTGTGTTACGAGGAAGACGTCCGCGCCGAAACCGACATGAACGTCGTCTGCACCGGCGACGGCCGCTTCGTCGAAATCCAGGGCACCGCCGAAGCCGAACCCTTCGCCCGCGACGAACTCAACGCCATGCTCGACCTCGCCGTCACCGGCTGCGCCGAACTCGCCGCCTTCCAGAACGAAGCCCTCGCCCGGACCCGGTCCTAG
- a CDS encoding glucose PTS transporter subunit EIIB yields MATKAEKIVAGLGGLDNIVEVEGCVTRVRAEVEHRENVDDAALKAAGAHGVVVMGDAVQIVVGSDADRVAADIEDMM; encoded by the coding sequence ATGGCCACCAAGGCAGAGAAGATCGTCGCCGGACTGGGCGGACTCGACAACATCGTCGAGGTCGAGGGCTGCGTGACCCGCGTACGCGCCGAGGTCGAACACCGGGAGAACGTCGACGACGCCGCCCTCAAGGCGGCAGGCGCGCACGGCGTCGTCGTCATGGGCGACGCCGTACAGATCGTCGTCGGCAGCGACGCCGACCGGGTCGCAGCCGACATCGAAGACATGATGTGA
- a CDS encoding MBL fold metallo-hydrolase, which produces MKLTVVGCSGSFPSAESACSSYLVEADGFRLLLDLGNGALGELQRHCGLYDLDAIFLSHLHADHCIDMCAYFVARYYRHDGGRCPAIPVYGPEGTEQRLTTAYADTPSASSMSEVFDFHTVKPGAFEIGPFSVRTERVRHPVEAYAIRLEHNGRSLTYSGDTGVAPELDELAHGSDLFLCEAAFTHGKENVPDLHLNGREAGQSAERAQVGRLVLTHIPPWTDPAVNLADARAAFAGPTELAAPGATYEI; this is translated from the coding sequence ATGAAGCTCACCGTCGTCGGCTGCTCGGGGTCCTTCCCGTCCGCGGAATCGGCCTGCTCGAGCTACCTCGTAGAGGCCGACGGCTTCCGGCTGCTCCTCGACCTGGGCAACGGTGCCCTCGGCGAGCTGCAGCGCCACTGCGGTCTCTACGACCTCGACGCGATCTTCCTCAGCCATCTGCACGCCGACCACTGCATCGACATGTGCGCGTACTTCGTCGCGCGCTACTACCGCCACGACGGAGGCCGCTGCCCGGCCATCCCTGTCTACGGCCCCGAAGGCACCGAACAGCGACTGACCACCGCCTACGCCGACACCCCCAGCGCCTCCTCCATGAGCGAGGTCTTCGACTTCCACACCGTCAAACCCGGCGCCTTCGAGATCGGCCCCTTCTCCGTACGCACCGAACGGGTACGACACCCCGTCGAGGCGTACGCCATCCGGCTCGAACACAACGGCCGCTCGCTCACCTACTCCGGCGACACAGGAGTGGCCCCCGAACTCGACGAACTCGCTCACGGCAGCGACCTGTTCCTGTGCGAGGCCGCCTTCACCCACGGCAAGGAGAACGTGCCCGACCTCCACCTCAACGGGCGCGAAGCGGGCCAGAGCGCCGAACGCGCCCAGGTCGGCCGACTCGTCCTGACCCACATCCCGCCGTGGACCGACCCCGCCGTCAACCTCGCCGACGCCCGCGCCGCCTTCGCCGGACCCACCGAACTCGCGGCCCCCGGCGCCACGTACGAAATCTGA
- a CDS encoding putative T7SS-secreted protein, protein MGAGKGRRRPVDWHPLAEKDPVPGDPEDIRDEVTRMKNLATTLRAQAVILRSAADGDALQGKYADKIREKSGDLEKHFRETAARYERVVGDLGNWANELDGFQDRADGVLRAAKQADEEHAAEERKKEAEAKKDGDKKDEDKKAPEDSDPDSHLAPYRKQLNQVISDRDSRAKHYAENIGDDISDIIKDSRWENFKDWVHEHAGAIKSIVEALSLAATIIGAIALLFTPVGWVATLITVTAISFTALAGVGHTLLALSGDGNWTDVAMDVFALATLGFGSIAMKGVKAATAALKTASRAKRFQRYANLRKLLDRNITRYGPDSARGAKAARAKNALRGIGSRETRPGAGRLERLLGGDGEVVSATKFAKAMRAEFDGDPDVVQAADAVSKAALKFKVNYGAATLVDVGDKLAEKGPYKDKYGDAKDVLTREVGSRW, encoded by the coding sequence ATGGGGGCGGGTAAGGGCAGGCGCCGACCGGTCGACTGGCATCCGCTGGCGGAGAAGGACCCGGTCCCCGGCGACCCGGAGGACATCCGCGACGAGGTCACCAGGATGAAGAACCTCGCCACGACCCTCCGCGCGCAGGCCGTCATCCTGCGCTCGGCGGCCGACGGTGACGCGCTGCAGGGCAAGTACGCCGACAAGATCCGCGAAAAGTCCGGCGACCTCGAAAAGCACTTCCGTGAGACTGCGGCCCGCTACGAACGTGTGGTCGGCGACCTCGGAAACTGGGCCAACGAGCTGGACGGCTTCCAGGATCGCGCCGACGGCGTCCTCCGAGCCGCGAAGCAGGCCGACGAGGAACACGCTGCCGAGGAGCGGAAAAAGGAAGCCGAGGCCAAGAAGGACGGAGACAAGAAGGACGAGGACAAGAAGGCTCCGGAGGATTCCGACCCCGACAGTCACCTGGCCCCGTACCGCAAGCAGCTCAACCAGGTCATCTCCGACCGCGACTCCCGCGCCAAGCACTACGCCGAGAACATCGGCGACGACATCTCCGACATCATCAAGGACAGCCGGTGGGAGAACTTCAAGGACTGGGTGCACGAGCACGCGGGTGCGATCAAGAGCATCGTTGAGGCCCTGAGTTTGGCAGCGACCATCATCGGGGCCATCGCTCTCCTCTTCACGCCAGTCGGATGGGTGGCGACCCTCATCACGGTGACCGCCATCAGTTTCACAGCGCTCGCCGGCGTCGGGCACACACTGCTCGCCCTCTCCGGTGACGGGAACTGGACGGATGTCGCGATGGACGTCTTCGCGCTGGCGACACTCGGATTCGGCAGCATCGCGATGAAAGGCGTGAAGGCCGCGACGGCAGCGCTCAAGACCGCAAGCAGGGCAAAACGATTCCAGCGGTACGCGAATCTGCGCAAGCTGCTCGACAGGAACATCACGCGATACGGCCCCGACTCGGCCCGCGGCGCGAAAGCAGCGCGGGCGAAGAATGCGCTGCGCGGGATCGGGTCGAGGGAAACACGGCCTGGGGCCGGACGACTGGAACGTCTGCTCGGCGGGGATGGGGAGGTCGTCAGCGCAACCAAGTTCGCCAAGGCCATGCGCGCCGAGTTCGATGGGGATCCCGATGTGGTGCAGGCGGCCGATGCGGTGAGTAAGGCCGCACTGAAGTTCAAAGTGAACTACGGCGCCGCCACCCTGGTCGACGTGGGTGACAAACTTGCGGAAAAGGGTCCATACAAGGATAAGTACGGTGATGCCAAGGATGTCCTGACGCGTGAAGTCGGGAGCCGCTGGTGA